A stretch of DNA from Neomonachus schauinslandi unplaced genomic scaffold, ASM220157v2 HiC_scaffold_3857, whole genome shotgun sequence:
TGCCCCGAGTTCCCCAAGGTTCCCTTCTCACCCTGCCACCCGCTCCCTGGGCAAGCTGGGCCCcaggctctctgagcctcagtttccccgccgCTAACCTGCCTGTTCCCCGGCACCTTCCACACACATGTCAGGACCCGGCCCCCCTGGCTCCTCACCGACAGGCCCTCCTCTCAGTTCATTCCCTTCGGCTGCCTTCCTGCCTCGGGTAGTACTGCAGGGGATTGGGCCACAGGTCCTCGATGATAACCTGGTAGGGGAAACAGGCCAGGTGTGCACGGTGCCCGGGCCCCGGGTCCAAGCAGCTGTGGCTCGGGCAGCACCCCTGCTGACGAAGGCCGCGGGGGGCCCCACCTCGGCGATCCTGTCAGACCCTGGGCAGCTGGGGTCACACAACCAGTTGAAGAAGTTAAGGCTGGTGGTGTCGTGCCTGCGGCCGGCGGCTCCACGTTCATAGTCCCAGAACCACTGGACTGGAGTGCAACGAGATGCCCTATATCCTGCAGGAAGGGAAAACTTAGGAGAGCTTCTCCACGGCCTAGGACCCACGCCCTctcgccctctctccctctcaacctCCCAAACTCTCTCCCTCCTGGGCCGGGTCCCGTCCCCACCCtgggcccacccccacccccccgcgcacctcccctcccactcccaagTGCCCCCCTGCCCGCGCCCAGCATCCTCGAAGCTCAAGCCCACTCCTACCGGCAATGCTAAGGTGATACTCCTTAATGATGCCTTTGTTCTGGAAGTAGGGCTTGTTCCCAAAGAAAAACATCAACCTGCAGCGGTACTTGGGACGGCACTTTTCCTCCACCTGCCCCGccgaaggaagaggaggggaagagggaacgTGTCCTCTAGGTGTCCCGAGCTGCTTGCCTGGCCGTGGCACTGAACAGCTTTGCCGGGCCCCCTCCTGCTCAAACCCCACGGCAACCGGGCCTCCTTC
This window harbors:
- the LOC123323969 gene encoding testis-specific Y-encoded protein 1-like, which codes for QILNHPEISAVMGDQDRDLLSYMTNLEVEEKCRPKYRCRLMFFFGNKPYFQNKGIIKEYHLSIAGYRASRCTPVQWFWDYERGAAGRRHDTTSLNFFNWLCDPSCPGSDRIAEVIIEDLWPNPLQYYPRQEGSRRE